TCGTCATAGTAGCTGTCGCCATCGTAGTAGGGGTCGCCGTAATAGCCGCCGCCGCCATAATAGGCGTAGGAGCCAATTCCGCCGATAGCGGCACCCGCCGCGACGCCGGGCCAGAAGCCGCCGCCGCCGTGACGATGATGGTGCCAGCCGCCGCCGTTCCAATTGCCGCCGCGACCGCTCCAATTGCCACCGCGACCCTGCCAGGTGCCGCCGCTGGCGGCCGCGAAGTTACGGGCTGCGCCGCCGGTGAAGGACGTGCCGCCGCTCGGGCGGGCCGCCAAAGCGCCGCCACCGCCATGGAACGCGGCGCCACCGCCACCCATCCGCGCTCCGCCACCGAAGCCGCCGCCGCCCATGCGGGCGCCGCCGCCACCGAAGTGAGCGCCACCGCCACCACCACCGAAATGTGCGCCGCCACCGCCGCCACCACGACCACCGTGACCCTGCGCGAAGCTCGGCGTCGCCAGCGGCAGAACCAATGCTACCGCCGCAGCGGCACTCAAAATTTTCAGACTTTTCATGAGTGAACTCCTTTTCCCGGAAGCAAACCCTGTGAAGGGACAGGGGTTCCTGGGATCACGCCGGTTTGCGCGTGAACGGAAGCCTCGCGCATGGCCGCTGTACCCGGCATGAACGGATCGCGTCCGATTTGCGGCAACCTTGGGCGCGAGGGCCGCGCATGCGGAGGGGACCGCCGCTCCCGCCGAACTGGACATTTCGCCGCCCGGATGGCATCAGGACCCGACGAAGCAGGGCCCTTGCCGCATGAAACAGTTCTTCCTCAAGTTCTTCACCTGGTGGAATGGCCAGACTTTTGGCACCCAGCTCTGGACCAGGCGATACGGCGAGCTGGTCGGCCAGGACGAGCAGGGCAATCTCTACTATCGCACCCGCGGCGGCGTGGTCGATCCGACGCTCGGCTTCGAGCGGCGCTGGGTGGTCTATAACGGCTATGCCGAAGCCAGCCGGATCCCGCCGGCCTGGCACGGCTGGATGCATCATACCGTCGATGTGCCGCCGACGCAGGACAACTACAAGCCGCGCGAGTGGGAAAAGCCGCACCAGCCGAATCTCACCGGCACGGCACAGGCCTATCGGCCCTCGGGGTCGACCCTGGCCAGCGGCAAGCGGCCGAAGGCGACCGGCGATTATCAGCCCTGGACGCCGGGCTAGGCTTTCCGTCCGCCATCAATCTCGATCGTTCGGTTGGATGCACCCGCATCCGCCTCACCATGCTGTGGACAACGGGAACAGCGGGGACGGCGTCGGCGCGGACGTTGCGGTCGCGCGAGCGATGCGGCTCAATGACACCATCTTACGGAGATGGGAGACCATCGCGTTCGGTTCGGGCAACAGTTCGCGACTGTCCCGAAATGCAGCGGCCGCCGACCAGGACTCGATCGGGAGATAGGCCCCCGGTCTGGAAGTTCCGAAATCGCCCGATGGAATGTGCAGCCGCCGTAAGACAGGAAAGGCCGCTTGGGAAACCGAGCGGCCTTTTTCTGTTGGGGACCGGCACGAAGGTCACGTGCCCCGGACGCGGCGCAGCGCGAAGTGATGCGCTGCAGAGCCGGGGCCCATATTGCAGCAAGCTGTGTGGGCCTGCTGGGTCCCGGCTCTGCGCAGCAGCGTTGCACGCTGCAGCGCGTCCGGGACATGAGAGGAGGAGCTAGTTCACCCGCTCCGCCGCGCGCTTGACCGCTTCGAGCCTCCGCGCCTGGTTTTGCGCGCCGCGCTCTCTCAGCAAGGCCAGCACTTCAGCAGGCGCCGTATCGGGCGAGCCCGAATTGAAGGGAGGGGCGGGATTGTATTCCATCTGGAGCTGGATTGCTTCCGCCGTGGTGCGATCGATCAGCATCGACACCAGTGTCAGCGCGAAATCGATTCCTGCGGTGACGCCGCCGCCGGTGATGCGGTTGCGGTCGACGCAGACGCGCGTCTTCGTCGGCGTTGCGCCGAATTGGCTCAGCATCTCCATCGCACTCCAATGGGTGGCGGCGCGGTAGCCCTTGAGCAGGCCGGCAGCGCCGAGCGCCAGCGACCCCGTGCAGACCGAGGTGACGTACTTCGCGCCTTCGGCCTGCTTGCGCAGGAAATCCAGCACCTCCTGGTCATTGAGCAAATCGTTGGTGCCGGCGCCGCCGGGCACGCAGATCACGTCGAGCTGCGGGCAGTCTGTGAACGTCGTGGTCGGCGTCAGCGTCAGCACCGAATCGCTCGGCACCGGTTCGATCCGTTTCCAGATCAGGTGCAGCTGTGCCCCCGGAACCATCGCGAAAACCTGCAAGGGGCCGGTGAAGTCGAGCTGGGTGACGCGCGGAAACACCAGAAGACCGATCTGGAGCGGTGACGACATCGGCAGGTCCTCCAAAGATGAGCTTGACGGGCGAAGACTGGCATGGTGCGGTCTTGTCTGAAATGGCGTAATTCCCTCTATTTCGGACACTGGCTATGATCGGCATCCTGATTTTCCCGGATTTCCAGCTGCTCGATGCGGCCGGCCCGATCTCGGTGTTCGAGGTCGCGGCGCGCTGCACAGGCAAGCCGCTTGCGCTCCGCGTGGTGGCCGCGAGCGCGGGACTGGTGCGCAGCTCGTCGGGCGTCGAGATGATGGCGCGTGATTTCAAGTCGGCGAATGCGATCACGACGCTGTTGATTGCGGGCGGCGCGGGCGTAGCGGACGCCGCGCGCTGCGAGATCACGCGCGCCTTCGTGCAAAGGCTGGCGCGGCGCGGTGTGCGTGTCGCGAGCGTCTGCTCGGGCGCCTATGTGCTCGCCGAGGCGGGGCTGCTCGACGGCCGCCGCGCCACCACGCATTGGGGACGAACGCGCGATTTCGTCGCGCGCTATCCGAAAGTGAAGTTCGAGCCGGACCAGATCTTCACCCGCGACGGCAATGTCTGGACCTCGGCCGGCATCACCGCGGGCATCGATCTGGCGCTCGCGATGGTGACGGAGGATCATGGCGAGGAGGTCGCGCAAGAGGCGGCGCGGCACCTCGTGCTCTACCACCGCCGCAGCGGAGGCCAGTCGCAGTTCTCCTCACTGCTGGAGCTGAAGACGCCGAACGGCCGCTTCGGCGCGCTGTTGTCCTGGGCGCGCGAAAATCTCGACGCGCCGCTGACCGTGGAGGACCTCGCCGATCGCGCCGGCATGAGCGCGCGGCATTTTGCCCGCGCCTTCGCCGCCGAGACCGGCACGACGCCGTCGAAGGCGATCGAGCGGCTCCGGCTCGAAGTCGCGCGCGAGCGCGTGCAGTCCTCGCGCGAGGCGATCGAGCTGGTCGCAGAGGCGACCGGCTTCGGCGATCCCGAGCGGATGCGCCGCGCCTTCATCCGCGCCTTCGGCCAGCCGCCGCAGGCGCTGCGGCGCGCGGCGCGGGCGGGGTAGGACGGGCACACGATCGTCAGCCGAAGGCCTTGCCGACCTCCCGACCGACCGATGCGATCACGTCATTCCGACCATTTGGGTCGAGCGATGCGCCGGTGAGGTAGACTGCGATGATGAGCGGCGAACGCTTGGGCGGCCAGACGATCGCGACGTCATTGGCAGTGCCATTTTCACCTGCTCCGGTCTTGTCGCCAACCCGCCAGCCTTGCGGCAGCCCGGCGCGTAAACGAGTATCCCCGGTCTTGTTGGCGATGAGCCATTGGCCGAGTTGATCACGCCCTTCCGGAAGCAGGACGTCACCGAGCAGCAAGCGTCGGTAGTTGGCGGCCATCGCATTTGGAGTCGTGGTGTCGCGAGGATCGCCGGGCTTGGCCTCGTTCAATTCGGTTTCAGTCCGGTCCAATCTCGTGATGTCGTCGCCGAGGCTCCGCGCAAAGCTGGTCAAGCCGGCTGGACCGCCGATATTCTTCAGAAGCGCGTTACCGGCCGTGTTGTCGCTCCGGGTGATGGCCGCGTCGCAGAGCTCGCGGAGTGTCATTCCTTCTCCGCCGATGTGCTCGCGGGTGACGGGCGAGTACTCGACGAGATCGGCCTGTTCGATACGAACGCGTCGTTCAAGCGCTTCCAGCTTGCTGCCCGCGGCTTTGAGGATTGCCGCGGAGGCCAGGACCTTGAACGTGCTGCACATGGGAAAGCGTTCGTCTCCCTTGTGATGGATCGGAACGCCGGTCATTGTATCGAGAACGGACACGCCGAGCCGGCCGCCACTCTTCAGCTCCAACTGTTTGATGGCTTCGATCAGCGATGCGGTTCCACCTGACGCGGCGCCTGAGACGCCCGGCAGGACAAGACTTCCGGCCACCGCCAGTGTTGATGAGCCGAACTGACGTCGTGTGAGCATCGTGACCTCCCGAAGATTGCAGCGAGGTTTTGCGTCTGGCTCCGGCAATTGACAAACGATGCTTCGTAAGGCCATCCATAAGCAAAACTTGGATCAGAATGGCCCGCCGTCCCGCCAGCATTTCCACTCTGCCTCTCAACGCGCTCCGCTCATTCGAGGCGGCGGCGCGCCATCTGAGCTTCACCAAGGCCGGTCTCGAACTTCGGGTATCGCAGGCAGCCGTGAGCCAGCAGGTTCGGGCGCTGGAAGAGAGTCTGCGCGTCAAGCTCTTCAAGCGACTGACCCGCGGGCTTGCTCTCACGGAAGAAGGCGAGACGCTACAGCCCGTCATATCAAGCGCCTTCAGCCAGATCAGTCAGGTCCTGGATCGGTTCGAGAATGGCCGCATGCGTGAGAGCATCGCCATCGGTGTGGTGGGGACGTTTGCGTCGGGTTGGCTGCTTCCTCGCCTCGGGAGCTTCACCTCGAGCCATCCGCATATCGACGTCAGGATCTTCGCGAACAACAACCGTGTGGACCTCGGCGGCGAAGGATTGGACTATGCCATTCGCTTTGGCGACGGTGCGTGGCACGGAACGAACGCCGAGCGTCTGGTCGAGGCTCACTTCACTCCGATGTGCGCGCCTGATGTCGCGAAGCGCCTCAAAGATCCGGTCGACCTCCACAAGGAGGTGCTGTTGCGCTCGTATCGGCCGGGCGAATGGGCGCACTGGTTCGAGACGGTAAAATGCAGGCAACCGCGGATGACCGGCCCGATTTTCGACTCGTCGGTCTCCCTGGCCCATGCGGCAGCTCAAGGTGCCGGCGTCTCGCTGTTGCCGGTCGTTTTGTTTTCCGACGACCTGGCGCGCAAGCGGCTGGTTTGCCCGTATGACAGTCAAGCCTTTCTGGGATCTTATTGGCTCACGTCCCTGAAATCGAAAAAGCTCTCACCTGCCATGAAAGCATTTCGCGACTGGATATTGGCCGAGTGCAAGAAGAAGAGACCACGCAGCGCATAAGCCTTCTCCATTCTGGCGAAGTGCGTTGAGCGCGGTCCTCGATGCTGACCGAAACTCAGGCGGGTCCCCGCCCTCCGGGCGGCAAGTCTCAGTGCTTGACGTCTCTGAGGACGCCCGCCAGGCCGTCGATCATGGACTTGACCCAACGGTCGTCTCTCGCGAGGGCCTCGGTCTTCAATCTCAGCTGATCTTCATCCGTGAGCGGCAGCGGTGGCGGCGGAGCGTTCTTTTCAATGAACATCATCACTGGACCTCTCAAGGGGCAAGACTCCCTGATGTCGATCGTTCCCGAGCGAGTGTCTTTTTGCACTCCGCGCCCCGGTCTGAGGTAAGTTCTCATCCGTCCAAAATAGGCCTTGCGCTGCCTCCGCAATGGGTAGCTACTGCGCGCCTCAGCGCGCCACGCTGCTCAGCCGTCGGAGGGCGCAATGCAGAGCTACGTAAACCACGAAAACATCAGACGTTACGAGAAGCTCATCGCGATCAGTGAGGGTGACCCGTCACGCGATGAAGCACGGTATCAGACGCTGTTGCGACTCCTGGCCGAGGAAAAAGCCAAGGACGTACGGCCGGACGACTGGCCGAACGTCTGATCTGGACCGCCCATTGGCGGCGTCGATCCAATTCGGCTTCAAGTTCCGCTTCGGGGCCGCATGTCCGATTTGCCGCCGAATCGGACATCCAGCAATTGCGGGGAGGGGGCGCGTCAGTGCTCTTTGCGCGCCGCCAGGCGACGCGCGATCGGCATCAGCATGTATGGGGCGAGGTGGATCGGAAACTGCGTCATCGCGAAATAGAGCCAGGTGGTGGGCGGCAATGCGCCGGCGGTTGCCGCAAGCATCAGGCCGAGATTGCGCTGTGACACCATCAGGCCGAGCGCCAGCGCGCGCCCGGTGCCGATGCGGCGGAACAGCAGCGTGGTGATCGCGAGCAGGGTGAAATAGATCGCGAACGAGAGAGCCGCGAGGCCAAGGGTGAATAGCGGCTGCGCGACGAGGTCGCTGACGACGTCGCCCATGATCGCGGCAGCGAAGACGAAGAGGATGATGATGTTGAGGCCGTCGATCGGCGTCTTGTGACGCTGGATCGCCTCTGCGCCGAAGATCCATCGGATGGCGGTGGCGGCCAGCAGCGATGCTGCGAGGATGCCGAGCAGTTTCAGGCCCAGCGTCAGCGGCGTGACGCTGAGCATGTCGCCGAGGAAGAGGCCCGCGAACAGCGAGGCCGTGAAGGGCACCAGCGCGGTCGACGTCACCAGCGTGATCAGCACCAGCGTGGCATCGAGCCCCATCAGCGCGGCCAGTGCCGGAGAGGCCATCATCGGCGAGGCCATGCTCTGGAGCATCAGTGCGAGCGAAAGCCCGGGCGCGCCGGCCGTGAGCCCGGTGGCGTGGGCGATCAACCCGACGATCAGCGGCACACCGATCGTGGTCCAGGCCGTGGCAGTTGCCACCAGCGCCGGCCGGCGCAGATGGCTGTAGAGGGCGGCCAGATCGACCCGCATGAAGGAGATGCAGAGCAGGCACAGGATGGCCTCGGTGAGATAAGGGCGCAGCAGCGCGCCGAGCGATGGCACCGCGGCCGCGATGAAAACGACGGCGGCAACCCCGCGCGTGCCCTGGCTGCCGAGCCATGACAGGACGCGCAGCGGGTAGGCGAGAGTCGTTGGGAGGGTGGACGGCATTGCGATGAGTGTCGCCTGCGTAGCCCGGATGAGCGCAGCGATATCCGGGACAGGTATTTGCGAGGGGTGAGAGCGGTCCCGCATGTCGCTGTCGCTCATGCGGGCTACGGAAGTTCGCTAACCCAATCCCTTTAGCCAAGCGCCGATCTCGCCGACGGCGACATTGGCCTGTGGCAGCAGCTTGCCCATGGTGAAGAAGCCGTGGAACTGGCCCGGATAGTGCTTGGTGGTTACGGGCACGCCGGCCTGCTTGAGCCGCGCGGCATATTCGTCGCCTTCGTCGCGCAGCGGATCGGCGCCGGCGGTCAGCACATAGGCCGGCGGCAGGCCGGCCAGGCTTTGCGCGCGCGCCGGTGAAGCGCGCCAGTCGTGGATGTCGGCGACGCCATTGAGGTAGTGGTCGCGAAACCAGCGGATCACCGAATGCGTCAGCAGCACGCTGGTCTCGGGCTCGCGGTGGGAGCCGTGGGTCATGGCGAAATCGGTCGCCGGATAGATCAGCACCTGGGCCGCGAGCGCAGGGCCGCCGGCGTCGCGCGCGGCGAGCGCCACGACCGCGGTGAGATTGCCGCCGGCGCTGTCGCCGCCAATCGACAGGCGCGAGGCATCGATGCCGAGATCGCGCGCGTTCGCCGCGATCCATTGGGTCGCCGCGATGGCGTCATCGGCGGCAGCGGGAAACTTGTGCTCGGGCGCGAGGCGGTAGTCGACCGAGATCACGATCAGCGCGCCGGCGTCGGCCAGCTGGCGGCAGACGACGTCGTGGGAGTCGAGATCGCCGATCACCCAGCCGCCGCCATGGAAGAACACCAGCGCCGGCGCCAGGCCGTCGTGCCGGCGCGGCTCCTTGGGCACGTACAGGCGGGCGGGGATTACCGCGTGCGGGGCCGGGATCGAGAGCGGCGTGACGCGGGCAAGTTCCGGCGGCTCGGGGTTGGTGGCAAAGCGGGCCTGCGAATAATAGGCGCGCGCTTCTGGCGCGGTCAGGGCTTCGTAGGCGGGGCGGCCGGCCTCCTGGAAGGCCTTGTAGACGGCGGCGGCATCGGGATCGAGCACCACGGGCATGGAACGGCGCACCTCTGGGTTTCCGGTTATCGTTGGACGTCGTTTTCGGGCGCGATGCCCGCTTCGC
The sequence above is drawn from the Bradyrhizobium amphicarpaeae genome and encodes:
- a CDS encoding BA14K family protein codes for the protein MKSLKILSAAAAVALVLPLATPSFAQGHGGRGGGGGGAHFGGGGGGAHFGGGGARMGGGGFGGGARMGGGGAAFHGGGGALAARPSGGTSFTGGAARNFAAASGGTWQGRGGNWSGRGGNWNGGGWHHHRHGGGGFWPGVAAGAAIGGIGSYAYYGGGGYYGDPYYDGDSYYDEPSVAVVPDSGDDSVAYCSQRFKSYDPASGTYLGYDGQRHPCP
- a CDS encoding NADH:ubiquinone oxidoreductase subunit NDUFA12, whose product is MKQFFLKFFTWWNGQTFGTQLWTRRYGELVGQDEQGNLYYRTRGGVVDPTLGFERRWVVYNGYAEASRIPPAWHGWMHHTVDVPPTQDNYKPREWEKPHQPNLTGTAQAYRPSGSTLASGKRPKATGDYQPWTPG
- a CDS encoding DJ-1/PfpI family protein; the encoded protein is MSSPLQIGLLVFPRVTQLDFTGPLQVFAMVPGAQLHLIWKRIEPVPSDSVLTLTPTTTFTDCPQLDVICVPGGAGTNDLLNDQEVLDFLRKQAEGAKYVTSVCTGSLALGAAGLLKGYRAATHWSAMEMLSQFGATPTKTRVCVDRNRITGGGVTAGIDFALTLVSMLIDRTTAEAIQLQMEYNPAPPFNSGSPDTAPAEVLALLRERGAQNQARRLEAVKRAAERVN
- a CDS encoding GlxA family transcriptional regulator; its protein translation is MIGILIFPDFQLLDAAGPISVFEVAARCTGKPLALRVVAASAGLVRSSSGVEMMARDFKSANAITTLLIAGGAGVADAARCEITRAFVQRLARRGVRVASVCSGAYVLAEAGLLDGRRATTHWGRTRDFVARYPKVKFEPDQIFTRDGNVWTSAGITAGIDLALAMVTEDHGEEVAQEAARHLVLYHRRSGGQSQFSSLLELKTPNGRFGALLSWARENLDAPLTVEDLADRAGMSARHFARAFAAETGTTPSKAIERLRLEVARERVQSSREAIELVAEATGFGDPERMRRAFIRAFGQPPQALRRAARAG
- the bla gene encoding class A beta-lactamase, whose amino-acid sequence is MLTRRQFGSSTLAVAGSLVLPGVSGAASGGTASLIEAIKQLELKSGGRLGVSVLDTMTGVPIHHKGDERFPMCSTFKVLASAAILKAAGSKLEALERRVRIEQADLVEYSPVTREHIGGEGMTLRELCDAAITRSDNTAGNALLKNIGGPAGLTSFARSLGDDITRLDRTETELNEAKPGDPRDTTTPNAMAANYRRLLLGDVLLPEGRDQLGQWLIANKTGDTRLRAGLPQGWRVGDKTGAGENGTANDVAIVWPPKRSPLIIAVYLTGASLDPNGRNDVIASVGREVGKAFG
- a CDS encoding LysR family transcriptional regulator, encoding MARRPASISTLPLNALRSFEAAARHLSFTKAGLELRVSQAAVSQQVRALEESLRVKLFKRLTRGLALTEEGETLQPVISSAFSQISQVLDRFENGRMRESIAIGVVGTFASGWLLPRLGSFTSSHPHIDVRIFANNNRVDLGGEGLDYAIRFGDGAWHGTNAERLVEAHFTPMCAPDVAKRLKDPVDLHKEVLLRSYRPGEWAHWFETVKCRQPRMTGPIFDSSVSLAHAAAQGAGVSLLPVVLFSDDLARKRLVCPYDSQAFLGSYWLTSLKSKKLSPAMKAFRDWILAECKKKRPRSA
- a CDS encoding Na+-dependent transporter is translated as MPSTLPTTLAYPLRVLSWLGSQGTRGVAAVVFIAAAVPSLGALLRPYLTEAILCLLCISFMRVDLAALYSHLRRPALVATATAWTTIGVPLIVGLIAHATGLTAGAPGLSLALMLQSMASPMMASPALAALMGLDATLVLITLVTSTALVPFTASLFAGLFLGDMLSVTPLTLGLKLLGILAASLLAATAIRWIFGAEAIQRHKTPIDGLNIIILFVFAAAIMGDVVSDLVAQPLFTLGLAALSFAIYFTLLAITTLLFRRIGTGRALALGLMVSQRNLGLMLAATAGALPPTTWLYFAMTQFPIHLAPYMLMPIARRLAARKEH
- a CDS encoding alpha/beta hydrolase — protein: MPVVLDPDAAAVYKAFQEAGRPAYEALTAPEARAYYSQARFATNPEPPELARVTPLSIPAPHAVIPARLYVPKEPRRHDGLAPALVFFHGGGWVIGDLDSHDVVCRQLADAGALIVISVDYRLAPEHKFPAAADDAIAATQWIAANARDLGIDASRLSIGGDSAGGNLTAVVALAARDAGGPALAAQVLIYPATDFAMTHGSHREPETSVLLTHSVIRWFRDHYLNGVADIHDWRASPARAQSLAGLPPAYVLTAGADPLRDEGDEYAARLKQAGVPVTTKHYPGQFHGFFTMGKLLPQANVAVGEIGAWLKGLG